The following proteins are co-located in the Paenibacillus sp. FSL H8-0079 genome:
- a CDS encoding GerAB/ArcD/ProY family transporter — protein sequence MSVGSTDKISTVQTAIVVINCMFNAGILILPRTLSKSVQTPDIWISMLLSGLVVIGIGIIVVNLSMRYPNKTVFEFTASITGIWVSNIYGLMIILYFLVLSSLEIRVMADATDMYLLQDTPYWATVIVFLWCGLYLVTGGLSALLRLLTITLPFTLIIFIIGILLSSKLFEFNNLLPMFGDGIIPVLKGIQPAVLSYSGYEMMLILTAYMTHPKESTKTIFWSISIVTLLCWFTMVMVVGCLSLSGITTRTFPTLDLLRSFEIEGLFFERFELLILIFWIVQIFVTFAIKYYFTSIGIQNLFRLRKVQPIHYMLLPFIYLVSTVPKSLIEALVLGDILGNISAVLFGVIPLMLLLIDVIRRGMIPN from the coding sequence ATGTCTGTTGGTTCCACAGATAAAATAAGTACAGTGCAGACTGCTATTGTTGTCATAAACTGTATGTTTAACGCAGGCATACTAATACTCCCTCGTACTTTGAGTAAATCAGTCCAGACGCCGGATATCTGGATATCGATGCTTTTATCAGGACTCGTTGTTATCGGGATCGGTATTATAGTTGTAAATTTGAGTATGAGATATCCAAATAAAACAGTATTTGAGTTTACTGCAAGCATCACAGGAATATGGGTATCTAATATTTATGGGTTAATGATAATATTATATTTTCTTGTTCTTAGTTCCTTGGAAATCAGGGTAATGGCAGATGCTACTGATATGTATTTATTACAAGATACACCTTATTGGGCCACAGTCATCGTTTTTCTTTGGTGTGGACTTTATTTAGTGACAGGTGGGCTCTCTGCCTTATTGAGGCTATTAACAATTACACTTCCGTTTACATTAATTATTTTTATAATTGGGATTCTGTTGAGCAGCAAGTTGTTTGAATTTAATAATCTTCTGCCTATGTTTGGTGATGGAATTATCCCTGTATTGAAGGGGATACAGCCTGCTGTGTTATCTTATTCAGGATATGAGATGATGTTAATACTAACTGCTTATATGACCCACCCTAAAGAAAGCACCAAAACGATATTTTGGAGTATTTCGATTGTTACATTACTTTGTTGGTTTACCATGGTGATGGTAGTTGGATGTTTATCATTAAGTGGAATTACAACAAGAACATTTCCTACACTTGATCTTCTAAGAAGTTTCGAAATAGAAGGGTTGTTTTTTGAACGTTTTGAGTTACTTATTTTAATTTTCTGGATCGTTCAGATCTTCGTGACTTTCGCTATTAAGTATTATTTCACTTCAATCGGTATCCAAAACTTATTTCGTTTAAGAAAAGTCCAACCTATACATTACATGTTACTACCCTTTATTTATTTGGTATCTACAGTACCCAAAAGTCTAATCGAAGCATTAGTTCTGGGCGACATATTGGGTAATATATCTGCTGTTTTGTTTGGCGTGATTCCATTAATGCTTCTGCTAATTGATGTGATTAGGAGGGGGATGATACCCAATTAA
- a CDS encoding response regulator transcription factor has product MTIKILIVDDHFVVREGLKLILETNQRYEVVAEASNGMEAVRRVDTYKPDIILLDLNMPEMGGLDTMTALRAKGMDIPIIILTTYNEDEMMIRGLALGAKGYLLKDTGREMIFRSIDAAMRGETLLLPEISKKVFAHKTSEKAKESSSSRISLTDKELIVLQAIARGSRSKEIGFDMGISERTVKTHLTSIYNKLGVDSRPQAVAVAVERGILHL; this is encoded by the coding sequence ATGACAATCAAGATTCTTATCGTGGACGACCATTTCGTCGTTCGGGAGGGCCTTAAGCTGATCCTGGAAACCAATCAAAGGTACGAGGTAGTTGCAGAAGCATCTAACGGTATGGAAGCGGTTCGACGGGTGGATACTTACAAACCGGACATCATCCTTCTGGATTTAAACATGCCTGAAATGGGCGGCCTGGATACCATGACAGCGCTCAGAGCTAAAGGAATGGATATACCGATCATTATTTTGACTACATATAACGAGGATGAAATGATGATCCGCGGGCTAGCGTTAGGTGCCAAAGGGTATTTGCTGAAGGACACGGGAAGAGAAATGATATTTCGTTCAATTGATGCAGCGATGCGTGGGGAAACGTTGCTATTACCGGAGATCAGCAAGAAAGTATTTGCTCACAAGACATCAGAAAAGGCAAAAGAGTCGTCCTCATCCAGGATATCTCTTACAGACAAAGAACTGATCGTGCTTCAAGCGATTGCCCGTGGCTCTCGAAGTAAAGAGATCGGCTTCGATATGGGAATATCCGAACGGACTGTAAAGACTCATCTAACCAGTATCTACAATAAATTAGGTGTGGATTCGAGACCGCAGGCTGTCGCCGTCGCGGTGGAACGTGGAATATTGCATTTATAA
- a CDS encoding sugar efflux transporter: MYRRLINLFAIKGFGLFVICVLLVGIGISITLPYLALYCTQELGMSAGAFGVLTAVSSLTGVMANSIIGKYSDRKQDRKFIIILATVSSALGYTSYLVLDNFFILLVIVSFFSGLGAAAMPQIYAYAQESASESNSDDKTFAMSTLRTLVSLGFLIGPLVGTIILGVVGYKGLFLSTSAIFLIIASLVLVFLPRKKAVKKKRPDRAGSPSVSRRQIWFPSIAFILLFAVNAINGIITPLLIVNELHGTPTDVGLVVSICAGLEIPIMFALGALGRKLSNHSLMISACFIAIIYNVVLGVSTNSWQIIVAQLLQAVFVAIVMGNGLSYFTELLPNSPGMSTTIYYNGSIIGRLVGNLGGGIIAQFAGLRLVYAVCLIIVMVSFVILWTIRPGKGIEIST, encoded by the coding sequence TTGTACAGACGACTAATCAATTTGTTTGCAATCAAAGGTTTTGGTTTATTTGTCATTTGTGTTCTATTGGTAGGCATAGGAATTTCGATTACTTTGCCATACTTGGCTCTCTATTGCACTCAGGAATTGGGGATGAGCGCTGGGGCCTTCGGCGTTTTAACAGCTGTGAGTTCATTAACTGGGGTGATGGCAAACTCAATCATCGGTAAATATTCGGATCGCAAACAGGACCGCAAATTTATTATTATTTTAGCTACCGTTTCATCTGCTTTGGGCTACACTTCATATTTAGTGTTGGATAATTTCTTCATTTTGCTTGTAATCGTCAGTTTTTTTAGTGGTTTAGGGGCTGCCGCCATGCCTCAAATTTATGCTTACGCGCAAGAATCGGCAAGTGAAAGCAACTCGGATGACAAAACATTTGCAATGTCCACGCTGCGTACACTTGTATCTCTTGGATTCCTGATCGGTCCTCTAGTTGGAACCATCATTTTAGGAGTTGTTGGATACAAGGGACTCTTTTTGAGTACCTCAGCCATCTTTCTGATCATCGCATCTCTAGTGCTTGTGTTTTTACCCAGAAAAAAAGCAGTTAAAAAGAAAAGACCTGATCGTGCTGGCTCGCCATCCGTTAGCCGTCGGCAGATCTGGTTTCCGTCTATTGCCTTCATCTTATTATTTGCAGTCAACGCCATAAACGGGATTATCACACCACTGTTAATCGTAAATGAACTCCATGGCACACCTACAGATGTTGGATTGGTGGTTAGTATTTGTGCAGGTTTGGAGATTCCCATTATGTTTGCACTAGGTGCTCTCGGCAGAAAGTTATCGAACCATTCATTGATGATTAGCGCCTGCTTTATTGCAATAATTTATAATGTTGTGTTAGGAGTATCGACTAATTCCTGGCAAATTATTGTAGCCCAGCTATTGCAGGCCGTGTTCGTAGCCATTGTCATGGGCAACGGATTGAGCTATTTCACCGAGTTGCTTCCAAATTCACCAGGGATGTCAACAACGATCTATTACAACGGGTCCATTATTGGACGACTAGTCGGAAATTTGGGCGGTGGAATCATTGCTCAGTTTGCAGGGCTTCGTCTTGTTTATGCGGTATGTTTAATTATTGTCATGGTCTCATTTGTTATTTTGTGGACGATAAGACCGGGAAAAGGTATTGAGATATCTACCTAA
- a CDS encoding sensor histidine kinase, translating into MSDYSINKPYTSSRSDIQNVLRDSRLPALIWGILIYFSALYSQLPMLPTWFEFMMFTALILVHILLHWYAGYVVDRRPWIYFVTQGCIVWGCALFMPNAHSLIFVSLLTALAGQSIGVYAQRMKVLLVCTFYCILFSVSLVWLGTTEDLPSTVPSLFFIMFFVIGYASLFYKQVRAKLRTQSFLRELERAHRKVEELTIANERQRMARDLHDTLAQGLAGLIMQLDAVDAHLENDNNHRAHEIVRLSKAQAKRTLSEARSAIDDLRSFPAEVTDISKAVKEEAEHFSHITGIRTVTQSSIPHPEVPKLIFEHSLHIIRECLANTAKYANATNVEVVVAARENVIELSITDDGIGFDTNLIEKQSGSYGLIGLYERTRIMGGKIEIESGKQGTQVSVRIPLQQEDTNV; encoded by the coding sequence ATGAGTGATTATTCGATAAACAAACCGTATACAAGCTCCCGATCTGATATTCAAAATGTTCTGCGTGATTCTCGTTTGCCTGCTTTGATCTGGGGCATTCTGATTTATTTTTCTGCATTGTACTCCCAACTGCCGATGTTGCCCACATGGTTTGAATTTATGATGTTTACAGCTCTCATTCTGGTTCACATTCTGCTGCATTGGTATGCCGGATACGTTGTCGATCGAAGACCCTGGATTTATTTTGTGACACAAGGATGTATTGTCTGGGGGTGTGCGTTATTCATGCCTAATGCTCATTCTCTCATCTTTGTAAGTCTATTGACGGCTTTGGCGGGTCAGAGTATTGGCGTGTACGCTCAACGGATGAAGGTGCTTCTGGTATGTACCTTTTACTGCATCTTGTTTTCTGTCTCTCTGGTTTGGCTGGGGACTACCGAGGATTTGCCATCTACAGTACCATCGCTCTTCTTCATCATGTTTTTCGTAATCGGCTATGCTTCTTTGTTCTATAAACAAGTTCGTGCCAAATTGCGGACCCAGTCGTTTTTACGTGAATTGGAACGAGCGCACAGGAAAGTGGAGGAGCTAACGATTGCCAATGAACGTCAACGAATGGCCCGTGATTTACATGATACCTTGGCACAAGGGCTGGCAGGTCTGATCATGCAGCTTGATGCCGTGGATGCGCATTTAGAAAATGATAATAACCATCGTGCCCACGAGATTGTTCGGCTGTCAAAAGCTCAAGCAAAGCGCACGCTTTCAGAGGCGAGAAGCGCAATTGATGACTTGCGTTCGTTTCCTGCCGAGGTCACAGATATTTCTAAAGCGGTGAAGGAAGAGGCTGAGCATTTCTCACATATAACAGGCATTCGTACTGTCACTCAGTCATCGATACCCCATCCAGAAGTGCCGAAGTTGATCTTCGAACATAGTTTACATATCATCCGAGAATGCTTGGCCAATACAGCAAAATATGCTAATGCTACGAACGTGGAAGTCGTGGTTGCAGCACGCGAAAACGTCATCGAGCTAAGCATTACAGATGACGGAATAGGGTTCGATACCAACCTCATCGAGAAACAATCCGGTAGTTATGGCTTAATTGGCTTATATGAACGAACCCGAATTATGGGCGGGAAGATCGAAATTGAAAGCGGAAAGCAGGGAACCCAAGTTTCTGTTCGCATCCCATTACAACAGGAGGACACCAACGTATGA
- a CDS encoding choline esterase, giving the protein MKKRLTTILAMVLSLTMLSACGSTNSGTSTQEEIPKPENSVAPAQNEFPKPMGSYTVGRTQMDFKYTASNHSERELTALFFYPSDSNEGKPTAEYAFPEFHSLRDELLVRLGGTAGGEQLFDSNFKTWSYDDLALSEKEKQYPVLFFVHGAGAYPQQGTLFAQDLASAGYIVVSIGHAESGVYKLKDGRTFGMSEKFMDEVTKYGMEAATLTPPEIVTEKLEEEEAIEIARKLTSAPEAVKFAKYAVLQSEDIRYVADNLYNMNTGDIESMFKGRFQLDIGMGVFGHSFGGTTAAIVSRDDDRFVGAVNLDGNMLGALDSDFKKPFMQLSTVLAYNTNAFLLESNSKDTYFAIIDNVVHGDFSDSLFTTTDKASRGTRDAMEQRNIITSYTKAFFDKYMLKKDTDIDSLTFDGVEMIKKP; this is encoded by the coding sequence ATGAAAAAAAGACTGACAACGATTCTGGCCATGGTTCTCTCACTGACCATGCTCTCCGCCTGCGGCAGCACTAATAGCGGAACTTCCACACAGGAGGAAATTCCGAAACCTGAAAATAGCGTTGCTCCCGCACAGAATGAGTTTCCGAAACCGATGGGAAGTTATACGGTAGGGCGTACACAGATGGACTTTAAGTACACAGCATCAAACCATTCTGAAAGAGAACTAACGGCATTATTTTTCTATCCGTCCGACAGCAATGAGGGCAAGCCTACGGCAGAGTATGCATTTCCGGAGTTTCATTCACTGAGGGATGAGCTTCTGGTTAGATTAGGGGGCACAGCGGGTGGTGAGCAGCTGTTTGATTCCAATTTCAAGACGTGGTCTTACGACGATCTGGCCTTGTCTGAAAAGGAAAAACAATATCCGGTTTTATTCTTTGTTCATGGCGCAGGCGCTTACCCACAGCAGGGCACTTTGTTCGCTCAAGACCTGGCAAGCGCTGGCTATATTGTGGTATCCATCGGACATGCCGAAAGTGGTGTGTACAAACTTAAAGATGGACGAACGTTTGGTATGTCAGAGAAATTTATGGACGAAGTAACGAAATACGGAATGGAAGCCGCCACCCTAACTCCACCTGAAATTGTGACTGAGAAGCTTGAGGAAGAAGAAGCTATTGAGATTGCTCGCAAATTAACTTCGGCGCCTGAAGCAGTCAAGTTTGCAAAATATGCCGTTTTACAGAGCGAGGATATTCGATATGTTGCAGATAACTTGTACAATATGAATACTGGTGACATTGAATCTATGTTTAAAGGCAGATTCCAGCTTGATATCGGAATGGGTGTGTTCGGACATTCATTTGGAGGAACGACAGCGGCAATTGTTAGCCGTGACGATGACCGATTTGTCGGGGCTGTAAACCTTGACGGTAATATGTTAGGTGCCTTGGATAGCGATTTTAAGAAACCTTTCATGCAACTCAGCACCGTGCTTGCCTATAATACGAATGCATTTCTTCTTGAATCCAACAGCAAGGACACCTACTTTGCCATTATTGATAATGTAGTCCATGGTGACTTCTCCGATTCCTTGTTTACGACTACGGATAAAGCATCCAGAGGAACCCGGGACGCGATGGAACAGCGCAACATTATCACTTCTTATACAAAGGCGTTCTTTGATAAATATATGTTGAAAAAGGATACGGATATTGACAGCCTTACCTTTGACGGCGTAGAGATGATTAAGAAACCTTAA
- a CDS encoding metal ABC transporter ATP-binding protein, whose protein sequence is MPPALEIQHGTAGYGTSPVLHKLDFQGLCGEMIAITGANGAGKTTLFKVILGLIPMREGSMSIGGRPMEHKKDFKWAQKKIGFVPQGIQKGNLPITVFEYVMLGNWGKSFAYWNRPSIADKQKTAEWLEYVGLTELSNQDCNDLSGGQQQRMFIARALIREPDILLLDEPSSHLDTFSRELLYTIIGEYRQRAPQLLTLMITHQLEETKQLHDRICFMKNGMLTDVGSIA, encoded by the coding sequence ATGCCTCCAGCTCTAGAAATTCAGCATGGTACTGCCGGTTATGGCACTTCCCCCGTTCTTCACAAGCTAGACTTTCAAGGCTTATGCGGGGAGATGATTGCGATTACGGGTGCCAATGGCGCAGGCAAAACAACACTGTTTAAAGTCATCCTCGGTCTGATCCCCATGAGGGAAGGCTCCATGAGCATTGGCGGACGACCGATGGAACATAAAAAAGACTTTAAATGGGCGCAGAAAAAAATCGGTTTTGTGCCTCAGGGCATTCAGAAAGGAAATCTGCCTATCACCGTTTTTGAATATGTGATGCTTGGCAACTGGGGAAAGTCATTTGCTTATTGGAATCGTCCTTCTATAGCAGATAAGCAAAAAACGGCTGAATGGCTTGAGTATGTCGGATTAACGGAATTGTCCAACCAAGACTGCAATGATTTATCCGGAGGACAGCAACAACGGATGTTTATAGCACGTGCATTAATACGTGAACCTGACATCTTGCTTTTGGACGAACCAAGCAGTCATTTGGATACGTTCTCAAGAGAATTGCTGTATACGATCATCGGTGAATACAGACAGCGAGCACCTCAGCTGCTCACGCTTATGATCACTCATCAATTGGAAGAAACGAAACAGTTGCATGACCGCATTTGTTTTATGAAGAACGGGATGTTAACGGATGTTGGTAGTATTGCATGA
- a CDS encoding TetR/AcrR family transcriptional regulator: MNNELIVTSQHRNRTKEHLKTALIQLIKKKGFHGVSVKDIVDQAGYNRSTFYLHYQDKYILAEELLSMTLGGLRCAVGKPYWHGQKVLTNKLDAESFQIVDYIYEHRDFFELIQFDDTLPGLHTGFPQTILKIYEEQFVFETINNSPVNMDYFKYYTAYGFFGLLNNWILSGYRESRESFIKNVIELTKTHIHSFHYVGNKYDS; the protein is encoded by the coding sequence ATGAATAATGAACTTATTGTGACATCTCAACACCGTAATCGAACCAAAGAGCACCTAAAAACGGCTCTGATTCAGCTCATTAAGAAAAAAGGATTCCATGGTGTATCTGTCAAGGACATCGTTGATCAGGCGGGCTATAATCGCAGTACATTTTATTTACACTACCAGGATAAATACATTCTCGCCGAAGAATTGCTGAGTATGACACTCGGAGGATTGAGGTGCGCCGTAGGTAAACCCTATTGGCATGGTCAAAAGGTCTTAACAAACAAGCTGGATGCCGAATCTTTTCAAATCGTGGATTACATCTACGAACATCGTGACTTCTTCGAACTGATTCAGTTCGATGATACGTTACCCGGTCTACATACAGGCTTTCCACAAACCATACTCAAAATCTATGAGGAGCAATTTGTCTTCGAGACGATCAACAACTCCCCAGTTAACATGGATTATTTCAAGTACTATACCGCTTACGGTTTTTTTGGATTACTGAACAATTGGATATTAAGCGGATATCGTGAGTCACGCGAGTCATTTATTAAGAACGTGATCGAGCTCACCAAAACACATATCCACTCTTTTCATTATGTGGGTAACAAGTATGATTCATGA
- a CDS encoding zinc ABC transporter substrate-binding protein, whose product MKNNKTILKKFSLLLVLVMGTILFTGCTGNASSTVTENAQNTEQKQAETVTPKIVASTSWTALLAKTAGVEDVTILAPVDMKHPNEYDFKPSDIEKVNDASTVIYSEYEPFMKQILEAADVPEEEQLVVVTENTPEALHTQIMNIAQKTGTTAVAEQAMKEIDSTFEAVRAETAKLDTQSKRVVAQAYMVPVAKALGYEVIGEFGPAEVTPTQAAELAALKPALIIDNLHFPQGAEISSIADRPVIELRNYPETSEQTLVQLIQDNAKKLGLTLAD is encoded by the coding sequence ATGAAAAATAACAAAACCATACTAAAAAAATTCTCCCTCCTGTTGGTGCTTGTCATGGGAACCATTCTTTTCACGGGATGTACAGGAAATGCGTCCAGTACGGTAACCGAAAATGCTCAGAACACGGAACAAAAGCAAGCTGAGACCGTCACTCCGAAGATTGTCGCATCCACAAGCTGGACAGCCCTTCTGGCAAAAACGGCAGGCGTAGAAGACGTCACCATTCTTGCCCCCGTGGACATGAAACATCCAAATGAGTATGACTTTAAGCCCAGTGATATTGAGAAAGTGAATGATGCGTCAACGGTTATCTACTCCGAATATGAACCGTTTATGAAACAAATATTGGAGGCTGCTGATGTACCAGAGGAAGAGCAGCTTGTCGTTGTCACTGAAAATACTCCGGAAGCACTCCACACACAAATCATGAATATTGCCCAAAAAACTGGAACGACAGCTGTTGCCGAGCAGGCTATGAAGGAAATTGACAGCACATTCGAAGCAGTCCGTGCTGAAACGGCAAAACTGGACACCCAATCCAAACGGGTCGTTGCTCAGGCTTACATGGTACCTGTAGCCAAAGCCCTTGGATACGAGGTCATTGGTGAATTCGGTCCAGCTGAAGTTACGCCGACACAAGCAGCAGAACTTGCAGCTTTGAAGCCTGCTCTGATCATCGATAATTTACACTTTCCTCAAGGAGCAGAAATTTCAAGCATAGCTGACCGTCCAGTTATCGAGCTTCGTAACTATCCCGAGACTTCCGAGCAAACGCTAGTCCAGCTTATTCAGGATAATGCCAAAAAGCTTGGATTAACATTAGCTGATTAA
- a CDS encoding LysR family transcriptional regulator, translating to MELRQLNTFRTVASTLNFTRAAEVLNYVPSNVTMQIKALEDELGVRLFDRLGKHLALTSAGKRFLTHVQEVLDKLDEARSDVHDNENLTGTLTISANEVVCAYRLPAVFQRFRSQHPGVRLIFRSVPNQELKQRLFEGTADVVYMLDEPIRSTGLSVETLSEENFRLFAAPEHRLAKEAVLQLEDFHGEVFLTNEKGCPYRTMFDRSFEKEGIDSITYLEFQSAEAIKQCAISGIGIAFLPDLVTKAEVERGELVVLPWQVPDLHVYTQMLWHKDKWLSPIILSFIETTREVYAIQEEIK from the coding sequence GTGGAATTACGTCAACTAAATACGTTTCGCACAGTTGCTTCAACACTAAATTTCACTCGTGCTGCGGAGGTGCTGAATTACGTTCCCTCTAATGTCACGATGCAAATTAAAGCATTGGAGGATGAGCTTGGTGTTCGTCTCTTTGATCGTTTAGGTAAACATCTCGCGCTCACATCTGCGGGTAAGCGCTTTTTAACTCATGTCCAGGAAGTTCTGGACAAGCTGGACGAAGCTCGCAGTGACGTTCATGACAATGAAAATCTAACCGGTACTTTGACGATAAGTGCCAATGAGGTAGTGTGTGCCTATAGACTTCCAGCTGTCTTTCAACGGTTCCGTTCGCAGCACCCGGGAGTTCGTCTGATCTTCCGTTCTGTTCCAAATCAGGAGCTCAAGCAAAGACTATTTGAGGGAACTGCAGATGTTGTCTATATGCTGGATGAACCCATTCGCTCAACTGGACTTTCCGTGGAGACATTATCAGAAGAGAACTTCCGTTTGTTCGCTGCTCCAGAACATCGACTTGCCAAAGAGGCCGTACTGCAACTGGAAGATTTCCACGGAGAAGTGTTCCTGACAAATGAAAAGGGCTGCCCCTATAGAACTATGTTTGACCGTTCATTTGAGAAAGAGGGCATTGACAGCATTACATATTTAGAGTTTCAAAGTGCTGAAGCAATTAAGCAATGTGCAATTTCGGGTATCGGTATTGCCTTTCTTCCTGATCTTGTCACGAAAGCCGAAGTTGAACGGGGAGAACTGGTTGTCCTGCCATGGCAAGTTCCAGACTTGCATGTATATACACAGATGTTGTGGCATAAAGACAAGTGGCTGTCACCGATTATTTTATCTTTTATAGAAACAACGAGGGAAGTATATGCTATACAGGAGGAGATTAAGTAA
- a CDS encoding metal ABC transporter permease codes for MTLIDYIHIPLFQRALIACIIGGSCLSLVGIVVIQFQLTVVRFALMHLALLGGAFGLLIGMKPMPGAMLAIFAGSLLFGPLSAKVKLEPAIIGAFLMTGSLAAALMLFHIGGIPAMDVFGLFAGSILTLTSLDMWLLSGISLIIVSMFVICYREIQLVLHHAEHAEWLGIPAIRIRNVLLFLTGISIGIAMKLVGALLIDALLLLPAMAATRVSKTYKQLLGLSSLFGIMTAVGGYIVSLIFNLPTGASITMVGVIILSLCYLLTRK; via the coding sequence ATGACGTTAATCGACTACATACATATTCCATTGTTCCAGCGTGCATTGATCGCCTGTATTATCGGGGGTAGCTGTTTGTCCCTCGTGGGAATTGTCGTGATTCAGTTCCAGTTGACGGTTGTTCGTTTTGCTCTGATGCATTTGGCTCTTCTAGGTGGCGCGTTCGGATTGCTGATCGGTATGAAGCCTATGCCTGGAGCCATGTTAGCTATTTTTGCCGGTTCATTGTTATTCGGTCCGTTATCTGCCAAGGTTAAGCTCGAACCCGCAATTATCGGAGCCTTTCTCATGACAGGATCACTTGCTGCGGCCTTAATGCTGTTTCACATTGGTGGAATTCCTGCAATGGATGTATTTGGCCTGTTTGCAGGCAGCATTCTGACGCTAACTTCTTTGGACATGTGGCTACTTAGTGGAATCAGCTTAATTATCGTGTCTATGTTCGTAATCTGTTACAGGGAGATCCAACTGGTGCTGCATCATGCGGAACATGCGGAGTGGTTAGGTATTCCCGCTATCAGAATTCGTAATGTGCTTCTGTTCCTCACTGGAATCTCAATTGGCATTGCAATGAAGCTCGTGGGAGCTTTGTTGATAGATGCCCTATTGCTTCTGCCTGCGATGGCAGCTACAAGAGTAAGCAAAACGTATAAGCAATTACTCGGTTTGTCATCGCTTTTTGGCATAATGACTGCAGTTGGAGGGTATATCGTTTCCCTCATCTTTAACTTGCCAACGGGTGCATCCATAACTATGGTCGGTGTCATCATCTTAAGTCTTTGTTATCTGCTCACTCGAAAATAA
- a CDS encoding alpha/beta fold hydrolase: MDYEIFNFGDVTLQSEVTLPNAFLAYKTYGKLNKQKDNVIVYPTAFGDQHVQNEWLIGKGMALDPEKYFIIIPNLLGNGLSSSPTNTPPPFNHAHFPQVTIYDNVRLQHRLLTEKFGIQKIALVVGWSMGGIQAFQWGASYPDMVERIAPFAGIAKTWPHTSVVMDGVKAPLLSVVGFDTSKLDQLTSEDMRAVGRVYAGWGLSHAFYREELYREMGFESLSDFVAGVWESSFMNMDPHNVLAMLWTGQHADISANPSYNRDFDQALKSIKALACIMPGSTDLFCTADDNEYEAKLIPNAIFKPIQSIWGHFSGRGINRADNQCIDDNLKHLLGLHTNG, translated from the coding sequence ATGGATTATGAAATTTTTAATTTTGGTGATGTAACATTGCAATCGGAAGTTACCTTGCCCAATGCTTTTCTTGCTTACAAGACTTATGGAAAATTAAATAAACAGAAAGACAATGTTATTGTCTATCCAACTGCTTTTGGTGACCAGCATGTTCAGAATGAGTGGTTAATCGGTAAGGGAATGGCACTGGATCCGGAGAAATATTTTATTATCATTCCGAATTTACTGGGCAATGGCTTATCTTCATCTCCCACGAACACACCTCCCCCGTTCAATCATGCTCATTTTCCGCAGGTAACCATCTACGACAACGTTAGATTACAGCATCGACTGTTGACCGAAAAGTTTGGAATTCAAAAAATAGCTCTTGTCGTGGGTTGGTCCATGGGGGGAATTCAAGCATTTCAATGGGGAGCGAGTTATCCGGATATGGTAGAACGAATTGCACCGTTTGCGGGAATTGCCAAGACTTGGCCTCACACCTCTGTGGTTATGGACGGTGTAAAAGCTCCACTACTGTCTGTGGTTGGCTTCGATACTAGCAAACTAGACCAACTGACTTCTGAAGACATGCGCGCTGTTGGCCGAGTCTATGCAGGTTGGGGACTATCGCATGCATTTTATAGAGAAGAGCTGTATCGTGAGATGGGGTTTGAATCTTTGTCAGATTTTGTGGCTGGTGTATGGGAAAGTAGCTTTATGAATATGGACCCGCATAATGTACTCGCTATGTTATGGACAGGCCAGCACGCAGATATTAGTGCCAATCCTTCCTATAACAGAGATTTTGATCAGGCGCTGAAGAGTATTAAAGCTCTTGCCTGTATCATGCCGGGGAGTACGGATCTCTTCTGCACAGCAGATGATAATGAATATGAAGCTAAGCTCATACCTAATGCTATTTTCAAACCAATACAATCAATCTGGGGTCATTTTTCTGGTCGTGGAATTAATCGTGCCGATAATCAATGTATTGACGACAATCTAAAACACTTGTTGGGGCTTCATACAAACGGATAG